In Streptomyces rapamycinicus NRRL 5491, the genomic stretch ACTGCTGCTGGAGGCACGCGGGCGCGCCGCGCGGCCGCCGTCCGCCCCGGCGGCGCCGGCCGCGTTGTCAGTGGCGGGCCGTAGCGTATGACCATGCCAGTGAACAGCTGCGTCCCCGGCCCCGAACTCATCGGCCACATCGCCGACTTGGCACGCCTGGAATGGACCCCGGGCGCCACGGCGGCCGCCGCGAAGCGCTTCGGCTGGGTGCCCGACGGCTCCCGTACGTCCTCGTACGCCACCAACACCGGACACCATGTCCTCCCGGAGTGGTTCGGCGGGCCGGACGACGCGGACACCGAATGCATGATCCCGTTCTGTTACTACTACGAACCGGACGACTTCGACGCGGAGTTGCAGGCCGACGGGCTCAGCGGCAATGTCGAGTGGCTCGCCGGGTACCACTCCGGCGACCCCGGCTGGATCTTCGACCGCGAGGCCGGCCGCTCCGGCTTCGACGGCCGGTGGCGCGCCGCCGTGGACGCCTTCGGCGAGCGCCTGGGCGAGCCGGAAACCGTGGTGCGGGACGAGAAGGGCGACCGCCCGTGGAACTACGCGGCATGGCGCTGCGGCGGCAATGCGGTGGTGGTCGGCCAGTGCGTCGACAACGGCTCGTACATGACCTTCGAGCAGGCGCTCATATGGGTCGGGCCGCACCCCGCGGACGAGCCGTTCCCGACGGGGGAGCAGTTCGCCCTGAGGCTGGAGTGCTGAGCGGCGCGGCCGCCGCGTCAACTTCCGTCCTCGCGATTCGCTCGTGGTGGCCAAGCCGGTAGTGATCAGGGCGAGTGCGTGGCTAGCATGCCGCCCATGCCTGGCATCACGATTGAGTTCACCGAGCAGGAGCTGGCCGAGCTGCGTGCCGAGGCGAGGGAGAAGGGCGTCGCGATCAAGCGGCTGGCGCACGACATACTGACCGAGGACGTGGTGCGGCGGCGTCAGAAGCAGCGCTTCGTCGAGGGCGCCGTGAAGTTCGCCCTGGCCTACAAGGCCGAGTTCGAGCGGGAGTTCCCGCACGGCATGCGGTGATCCTGTACGTCGATGCCGGTTGGGTACTGAACGTCCAGGTCGAGGTCTCCCCGGTGAACACCCCGGTCCGGGACTGGGGTGCGCTGCACTGCATGACCGAGCGCCACCGCTACGAGCGGTTCGCGGGCGAGCCCTACTACGAGGAGGCCGCCGCCCGCGCCGCGACCTTTCTGCACACCTCACTGATCCTCGAGCCGTTCTCCGACTACAACGCCACGATCGGCGCGGCCTGCGCGCAGATGTACATGGAGGAGTCCGGAGAACCGATCGCGCCCCCGCCGGGCGCCATGGTCAAACTGGTCCGCGACATACGGGAGATCAGCGGCTTCCGCCTCGGCGAAACCGCCCGCCGCCTACGTGCCTGGGCCGACTGACGCCGCACTGACGCGCTGCACGGCTCCCTGAGCCCGGGATTCCTTCCGCGTCCCACGGCTCACAGGCCCCCGTGGTCTCCGTAGCCCACCGCGCCCCGCTGCCCGCTGAGCGCTGGCGGTCGTGCGGCCTTTCGGGCGCGTCGCTCAGCGGCGGGTGTTGGTGCGGCGGGTTGGTTCGGCCGCGGTCGGGTCCTCGGGCCAGGGGTGCTTGGGGTATCGGCCGCGCAGTTCGGCGCGGACCGCGCGATAGCCGTCCTTCCAGAAGGACGCCAGATCGGCGGTGACCGCGGCCGGGCGTCCCGCCGGGGACAGCAGGTGGATCAGCAGCGGCACCCGGCCGCCCGCGATCCGGGGCGCCTCCTGCCAGCCGAACAGCTCCTGGAGCTTGACCGCCAGCACGGGCCGGTCCGCGCCGTAGTCCACCCGCACCCGCGAGCCGCTTGGCACCTCGATCCGCTCCGGCGCCAGCTCCTCGAACCGCGCGGCCTCGCCCTTGGCCCACGGCATCAGCCGGGCCAGCGCCTGCCCGGCGTCCACCCGTCCCAGATCGGCGCGCCCGCGGGCCCGCGCCAGCTCCGTCCCGAGCCAGTCGTCCGCGCGGCCCAGCAGCGCCTCGTCGGAGACGTCCGGCCAGGCCCCGCCCAGTTCACGGTGGAGGAACGCCATCCGCTGCCGGACCGCCGTGGCCTGCGCCGACCAGCGCAGCAGCCCCGTGCCCTCGCGGCGCAGCCCGCCCAGCAGCGCCTGCCGTACCAGCTCCGGATCGGGGTCGGCCAGCGGCCGGGACACCAGCTCGATCGCGCCGAGCCGGGCCACCCGGCGCGCCAGGACGTCCCCGTCGGCCCAGCGCACCTCCTCGCCCTCCGAGGCCAGCGCCGCGGCCGCCGCCCGGGCGGTGTCCTCGTCGGTCACCGCCGCGAGCCGCACCCGCGCCGACGCGGAGGCCACCGGCCGGTCGGCGACGGCCACCGCGAGCCACGGCGCCCCGCCCAGCCGTGAGCCGTCGCCCAGCTCCGCGCCCGTCCCTGCGGCCATGAGGTACGCATGCTCGCCGCGCCGCCGGGCCACCCGCTCCGGGAACGCCAGCGCGGCCATCAGTCCCGCCACGGCGTCATCGCCGCGCGCCGGACCGGCACCGCGCCGCCCGCCGTCCGGACCCGAGGTCCCCGCGGCGGTCAGGGCGTGTTCGAGCCGCCGGGCCTCCTGGCGCCAGCGGGCGGCGTAGGGGTCGCCGCCGTGGCGGGCCGCGCGCCAGGCGGCCGCGAGGTCGTCGCCGTACTCCCTCGGGGGCTCCTCGCTCAGCAGGGCCACCACCTCGGCCGCCCGGCGCGCGCCGACCTCCTTCGCGCCGTCGATGAGCGCCCGTGCGAGGCGTGGGTGGAGGCCGAGGCGGGCCATCCGGGTGCCGCGTTCGGTGGCCCGTCCGGCGGCGTCCACGGCGCCGATCGCGGTGAGCGTCTCGCGTGCGGCCGCCATCGCCCCGGCGGGCGGCGGATCGAGCAGGGCCAGCCCCGAGGCGTCCGGATCGCCCCAGCACGCCGTCTGCAGGGCGAAGGCCGTAAGGTCCGCACCGGCGATCTCCGGGGACGGGAAACGCGGCAGCCGGGCGTCCTCCGCCTCCGGCCAGCAGCGGTAGACCACTCCGGGCGCCTCGCGCCCCGCACGGCCCGCGCGCTGCCGGGCGGCGGCCCGTGACGCCCTTACGGTCGTCAGCGCGCTCAGCCCGCGCGCGTGGTCCATCCGGGGCTCACGTGCCAGCCCGCAGTCCACGACGATCCGTACGCCCGGCACGGTCAGGCTCGACTCGGCGACCGAGGTGGCCAGCACCACCCGCCGCCGCCCGCCGTTCGCGCCGGCGAGCACCGCCTCCTGGACGGCGGCGGGCGCCCGCCCGTGCACCTGGAGGACCTCCGCGTCGGCGAGCCCGCCCAGCTTCCCGGCCACCCGGGCGATCTCCCCGACGCCCGGCAGGAAGCACAGCACATCGCCCTGCCGCTCGCGCAGCGCCCGCCGCACCACGGCCGAGAAATGGTCCAGCAGGGCGGGGTCCACCCGCATTCCGTGCGGCGGCCTTACGGGACGCTCGGGCGGCGCCCACACCACCTCCACCGGATGGGAGACCCCCGGCGCGGAGACGACCGGCGCGGGCTCCCCAGAGCCCTCCCCGCCGTCCGTCCCGCCACCCCTGGCCTGCCCGCCGCTGCCGCCGTCCCGGCCGTTGCCGACCTCTCCGCCGTCGCCGAGCAGCCGTGCCCAGCCCTCCGCGTCCGTGGTCGCCGACGCGGCGATCAGCCGCAGATCGGGGCGCAGGGCGGCCCGGACGTCCAGCAGGAAGGCGGCGGCCGTGTCCGCGTCCAGATGGCGCTCATGGCATTCGTCGAGCACGACCACATCGACCCCGGCCAGCTCCTGATCGCGTTGCAGCCGCTGCAACAGCACCCCGGTCGTGACCACCTCGACCACCGTCCCGGGCCCGGCCTGCCGCTCCCCGCGCACGGTGAAGCCGACCCTGCCGCCCGGTCGCTCGCCCAGCAGCCACGCCATCCGCCGCGCGGCGGCCCGCGCCGCGA encodes the following:
- the hrpB gene encoding ATP-dependent helicase HrpB, with the translated sequence MRAGLRRALTKPADARAEALDRLPVREAVPELLRALDDRGVAVLCAPPGTGKTTLVPLVLAGLVDGGPVRRVLVTEPRRIAARAAARRMAWLLGERPGGRVGFTVRGERQAGPGTVVEVVTTGVLLQRLQRDQELAGVDVVVLDECHERHLDADTAAAFLLDVRAALRPDLRLIAASATTDAEGWARLLGDGGEVGNGRDGGSGGQARGGGTDGGEGSGEPAPVVSAPGVSHPVEVVWAPPERPVRPPHGMRVDPALLDHFSAVVRRALRERQGDVLCFLPGVGEIARVAGKLGGLADAEVLQVHGRAPAAVQEAVLAGANGGRRRVVLATSVAESSLTVPGVRIVVDCGLAREPRMDHARGLSALTTVRASRAAARQRAGRAGREAPGVVYRCWPEAEDARLPRFPSPEIAGADLTAFALQTACWGDPDASGLALLDPPPAGAMAAARETLTAIGAVDAAGRATERGTRMARLGLHPRLARALIDGAKEVGARRAAEVVALLSEEPPREYGDDLAAAWRAARHGGDPYAARWRQEARRLEHALTAAGTSGPDGGRRGAGPARGDDAVAGLMAALAFPERVARRRGEHAYLMAAGTGAELGDGSRLGGAPWLAVAVADRPVASASARVRLAAVTDEDTARAAAAALASEGEEVRWADGDVLARRVARLGAIELVSRPLADPDPELVRQALLGGLRREGTGLLRWSAQATAVRQRMAFLHRELGGAWPDVSDEALLGRADDWLGTELARARGRADLGRVDAGQALARLMPWAKGEAARFEELAPERIEVPSGSRVRVDYGADRPVLAVKLQELFGWQEAPRIAGGRVPLLIHLLSPAGRPAAVTADLASFWKDGYRAVRAELRGRYPKHPWPEDPTAAEPTRRTNTRR